The Proteus vulgaris genome has a segment encoding these proteins:
- the yfcG_1 gene encoding glutathione-S transferase has protein sequence MLGQNHHFTRYATEKVPYAIKRYTEETQRLYDVLEKRLTQSPYLGGKEYSIADIATYTWVRRHEHHNIDLANYPAVEKWQNNITQRPAAKKLFGE, from the coding sequence ATGTTAGGACAAAATCATCATTTTACTCGTTATGCGACCGAAAAAGTTCCATACGCAATTAAACGTTATACTGAAGAAACACAGCGTTTATATGACGTATTAGAAAAAAGGTTAACACAATCACCTTACCTTGGTGGAAAAGAGTACAGCATCGCGGATATCGCCACATATACATGGGTTCGTCGGCACGAACATCATAACATTGATTTGGCAAATTACCCTGCGGTAGAAAAATGGCAAAACAACATTACCCAACGCCCAGCTGCGAAAAAACTCTTTGGTGAATAA
- the yfcG_2 gene encoding glutathione-S transferase, translated as MIDLYYADTPNGHKITLFLEEVGLPYQVHHIDISKGDQFKPEFLAISPNNKIPAIVDKSPADGGEPISIFESGAILIYLAEKSGKLLSTNMREKTTQLQWLFWQVGGFWPNVRTKSSFYSLCDRKSSIRN; from the coding sequence ATGATTGATTTATATTATGCAGATACCCCAAATGGCCATAAAATAACGCTTTTCCTTGAAGAAGTAGGTCTACCTTATCAGGTACATCACATTGATATTAGTAAAGGCGATCAATTTAAACCGGAATTTTTAGCTATCTCACCCAATAATAAAATTCCCGCTATTGTTGATAAATCACCTGCTGATGGCGGTGAGCCAATTTCTATTTTTGAATCAGGTGCTATTCTTATCTATCTCGCTGAAAAAAGTGGCAAATTACTGAGCACAAACATGAGAGAAAAAACAACACAACTGCAATGGCTGTTTTGGCAAGTGGGGGGGTTTTGGCCCAATGTTAGGACAAAATCATCATTTTACTCGTTATGCGACCGAAAAAGTTCCATACGCAATTAA
- the yfcD gene encoding NUDIX hydrolase, with amino-acid sequence MEQEKTALVEWVDIVDDKNEVVAQATRQQMRAENLRHRATYIVVHDGMGKILAQRRTETKDFYPGWLDATAGGVVQQGENLLESARREAEEELGIAGVPFAEHGQFYYDDKSCRVWGSLFSCVSHGPFALQAEEIEEVCWLTPSEITERCDEFTPDSLKALSLWLTRNNSTRFRIPRNCRLRGTLPYFKAISIVDNGIFEYSVIIFVF; translated from the coding sequence ATGGAACAAGAAAAGACGGCATTGGTTGAGTGGGTTGATATTGTTGATGATAAAAATGAAGTGGTTGCACAAGCAACACGTCAACAAATGCGAGCTGAAAACCTACGACATAGAGCAACGTATATTGTTGTTCATGATGGAATGGGTAAAATTTTGGCGCAACGTAGAACAGAAACAAAAGATTTTTATCCTGGTTGGTTAGATGCCACTGCTGGGGGGGTTGTCCAACAAGGTGAAAATTTACTAGAAAGTGCGCGTCGTGAAGCAGAAGAAGAATTAGGTATTGCGGGCGTTCCTTTCGCTGAACATGGTCAATTTTATTATGATGATAAAAGTTGCCGTGTCTGGGGAAGCCTATTTAGTTGTGTTTCTCATGGGCCTTTTGCTCTGCAAGCAGAAGAAATTGAGGAAGTGTGTTGGTTAACTCCCTCTGAAATTACAGAGCGCTGTGATGAATTTACACCAGATTCATTAAAAGCACTTTCTCTTTGGTTAACGCGTAATAACAGTACACGTTTTAGAATCCCGAGAAACTGCCGACTAAGGGGTACTTTGCCCTATTTCAAAGCGATAAGCATAGTTGATAACGGTATCTTCGAATATAGCGTTATCATCTTCGTCTTTTAA